One genomic region from Clostridium saccharobutylicum DSM 13864 encodes:
- a CDS encoding PcfJ domain-containing protein, with product MELSIIKENIGDGELVTNIYSGNCKCECGNELNLQELCVGEFGTSFECKCGKRVWLTQIDDEIKELLVYEGYHYMTEEYFIIVKQKVYSKLNLTKTRILNNKLRESNNYLFIDFESKSFFYIDKNGRTINDNGRVFFKNITVKEMTELSENLKEFCDKNNIHPNYGQIVEKLISDYNSPNFGDVLKKAMSEYYIENFIKEGLSYLFEYDFLVNSSILEKHCNINKKATTCAEILGVPKRVISYIRDNKLDSPNIRKLQNFLRENSYNDFKALISNEDSIFTLDDLEKISYLLKHGYNATKLNRYAANIIKTEKLNREDLLTYLADSIRMSMSQNIKFRLYSKNLKQRHDKLMVKYKLVRDEIVNRKLLDIHDNIGINQYGEEYIAIIPKSVSDFEKEAENQRHCVLSYAEGMANNEMLIVFIRCRDNLDKSHITLEILNGRIVQAKKFTNSPLDSNDIAYLRGLAKANGWIF from the coding sequence ATGGAGTTATCAATTATTAAAGAAAATATAGGGGATGGGGAATTAGTTACCAATATATATTCAGGGAATTGTAAATGTGAATGTGGTAATGAGCTTAATCTTCAAGAATTATGCGTAGGCGAATTTGGAACTTCTTTTGAGTGTAAATGTGGAAAGAGAGTTTGGCTAACGCAAATAGATGATGAGATAAAAGAACTTCTAGTTTATGAGGGATATCATTATATGACAGAAGAGTATTTTATCATAGTTAAGCAAAAAGTTTACTCAAAGTTAAATTTGACAAAAACGAGAATTTTAAATAATAAATTAAGAGAATCTAATAATTATTTATTTATAGATTTTGAAAGTAAATCTTTCTTTTATATTGATAAGAATGGAAGAACTATAAATGATAATGGAAGAGTTTTCTTTAAGAATATAACTGTAAAAGAGATGACTGAGCTTTCAGAGAATCTTAAGGAATTCTGTGATAAAAATAATATACACCCTAACTATGGTCAAATAGTAGAAAAGCTGATATCTGATTATAATTCTCCAAATTTTGGGGATGTGCTAAAAAAGGCAATGTCAGAATATTATATAGAAAATTTCATTAAAGAAGGATTATCATATTTATTTGAATATGATTTTCTAGTAAATTCATCTATATTGGAAAAACATTGTAATATAAATAAAAAGGCAACTACATGTGCAGAAATATTAGGTGTTCCTAAAAGGGTAATTAGTTATATAAGGGATAATAAATTAGACAGCCCTAATATACGTAAATTGCAGAACTTTTTAAGAGAAAATTCTTACAATGATTTTAAAGCACTTATATCAAATGAAGATAGTATATTTACACTAGATGATTTAGAGAAAATATCTTATCTTTTAAAGCATGGTTATAACGCCACTAAGTTAAACAGATATGCTGCAAATATAATAAAAACAGAAAAGTTAAATCGAGAAGATCTACTAACTTATTTAGCTGATAGTATAAGGATGAGTATGTCTCAAAATATTAAATTTAGACTATACTCCAAAAATCTAAAGCAAAGACATGATAAACTTATGGTTAAATATAAGTTGGTGAGAGATGAAATAGTCAATAGAAAATTATTGGATATACATGATAATATCGGTATCAATCAATATGGAGAAGAGTATATTGCGATTATTCCAAAATCTGTTTCTGACTTTGAAAAGGAAGCTGAAAATCAGAGACATTGTGTTTTAAGTTATGCTGAAGGAATGGCTAATAATGAGATGCTGATAGTTTTTATAAGGTGTAGAGATAACTTAGATAAAAGTCATATTACTTTAGAAATACTGAATGGAAGAATTGTACAGGCTAAAAAATTTACTAATAGCCCACTAGATAGTAATGATATTGCATATTTGAGAGGGTTAGCAAAGGCTAATGGATGGATTTTTTAA
- a CDS encoding nucleoside triphosphate pyrophosphohydrolase yields the protein MKIYNKLVRDKIPEIIKRSGKECDIKIVSKEEKYEFLELKLQEEVSEFLQDKNLEELADVMEVLFGLADSLSYSEEELLKARDKKNEERGGFKNGIVLESVK from the coding sequence ATGAAAATATATAACAAATTAGTAAGAGATAAAATTCCAGAGATAATAAAAAGATCTGGAAAAGAATGTGATATTAAAATTGTATCTAAAGAGGAAAAGTATGAGTTTTTAGAATTAAAATTACAGGAAGAGGTTAGTGAATTTCTACAGGACAAAAACTTAGAAGAATTAGCCGATGTTATGGAAGTGTTGTTTGGACTTGCAGATTCTCTAAGTTATAGTGAAGAGGAACTTTTAAAGGCTAGAGATAAGAAAAATGAAGAACGAGGTGGATTTAAGAACGGAATTGTACTTGAATCTGTTAAATAA
- a CDS encoding DEAD/DEAH box helicase family protein, with the protein MSNLKKLEDEKLNVSEKEAVFTHEYINLNEFRNVSTGGGNPLYAKLKESIKNAKAIDIIVSFLMDSGVKMILNDLKEAIDRNVSIRILTGSYLNITSPTALYMLKRELKDKIDLRFYNVHNKSFHPKSYIFHNENDSEIYIGSSNLSKGALTNSIEWNYRFLRSQNTEDFNAFYGEFENLFNNYSEIIDDAAMKEYSKNWKRPQVYKDIEKAKENDIDEDEILPKEIEENKVIDLFEPKGAQIEALYELENSREEGFDKGLVVAATGVGKTYLAAFDSMKAERVLFVAHREEIIKQAAISFKNVRKSDDIGFFYNSNKDNDKSMIFALVQTLGKDEYLNEEYFKRDYFDYIVIDEFHHAVSSNYRKIIDYFTPKFMLGLTATPERLDSKDVFSLCEYNTVYEIRLSDAINKGYLVPFRYYGVYDETVDYDNVEFKNGKYNDKELEDALMFNKRGELILNHYKKYNSNRALGFCTSKKHAEYMAKYFCENGVNAVAVYSGENGKYSENRTEALNKLTKGEVKVIFSVDMFNEGLDIPSIDMVMFLRPTQSPTVFLQQLGRGLRKYKDKKYLNVLDFIGNYKKADFLPFLLSGKTYSRIEAKKGIFNEEEYPEECRVDFDFRIIDVFKKLAEKEMNIKERITEEFLRVKGILGHRPSRVEFFNNIDDEVYSAIKKTKSSLNPFNNYLGYLKENEELYGSEEALFNSIGHQFIKMIETTKMSKSYKIPIFLAFYNWGNMKMEINEEDVYRSFYEFYNKGSNKVDMLRDKGTADFEEWDKKKWVKLAKDNPVKFLIKTHGEFFDNDENVVMSLCDEMKGIIEDEEFAWHMRDAIGYKSERYYEERNFGFNK; encoded by the coding sequence ATGAGTAACCTTAAAAAACTTGAAGATGAAAAATTAAATGTAAGTGAAAAAGAAGCAGTTTTTACTCATGAATATATAAATCTAAATGAATTCAGAAATGTAAGCACTGGAGGGGGAAATCCTTTATATGCTAAACTTAAGGAAAGCATTAAGAATGCAAAGGCTATCGATATAATAGTTTCTTTTCTTATGGATTCTGGAGTTAAGATGATTTTAAATGACCTTAAAGAAGCCATAGATAGAAATGTAAGTATAAGAATTTTAACAGGAAGTTATCTAAATATCACATCTCCAACAGCCCTTTATATGCTTAAGAGGGAACTTAAAGATAAAATAGATTTAAGATTTTATAATGTTCATAACAAGTCATTCCATCCAAAGTCTTATATTTTCCATAATGAAAATGATAGTGAAATTTATATAGGTTCATCAAATCTTTCAAAAGGAGCTTTGACAAATTCCATTGAGTGGAATTATAGATTTTTACGTTCACAAAATACTGAAGATTTTAATGCTTTTTATGGTGAATTTGAAAATTTATTTAATAATTATTCTGAAATTATAGATGATGCTGCAATGAAAGAGTATTCAAAGAACTGGAAAAGACCACAAGTTTATAAGGATATTGAAAAAGCTAAAGAAAATGACATAGATGAAGATGAAATTTTACCAAAAGAGATTGAAGAAAATAAGGTCATAGATCTATTTGAACCAAAGGGAGCACAAATAGAAGCTTTATATGAATTAGAGAATTCAAGAGAAGAAGGATTTGACAAAGGGTTAGTAGTTGCTGCAACAGGAGTAGGAAAAACATATTTGGCAGCTTTTGATTCTATGAAGGCAGAAAGAGTTTTATTTGTTGCCCATAGAGAAGAAATAATTAAGCAGGCTGCTATAAGTTTTAAAAATGTCAGAAAGTCTGACGATATTGGATTCTTTTATAACAGTAATAAGGATAATGATAAATCAATGATTTTTGCATTGGTACAAACCTTAGGCAAGGATGAGTATTTAAATGAAGAATATTTTAAAAGGGATTACTTTGACTACATAGTAATAGATGAATTTCATCATGCAGTATCAAGTAATTATAGAAAAATTATAGATTATTTTACACCAAAGTTTATGCTTGGATTAACTGCAACACCTGAAAGACTTGACTCAAAGGATGTATTTTCTCTTTGTGAGTACAATACAGTTTATGAAATAAGGCTTAGCGATGCTATAAATAAAGGTTATCTTGTTCCATTTAGATATTATGGAGTTTATGATGAAACTGTAGATTATGACAATGTTGAATTTAAAAATGGTAAATATAATGATAAAGAATTAGAAGATGCTTTAATGTTTAATAAAAGAGGAGAACTAATTTTAAATCATTATAAAAAGTATAATTCTAACAGAGCTTTAGGTTTCTGTACCTCAAAGAAGCATGCTGAATATATGGCAAAATATTTTTGTGAAAATGGAGTAAATGCTGTAGCTGTATATAGTGGAGAAAATGGAAAATACTCTGAAAATAGAACAGAAGCATTAAATAAATTAACCAAGGGAGAAGTAAAAGTAATATTTTCAGTAGATATGTTTAATGAAGGCTTAGACATACCTTCAATAGATATGGTAATGTTTCTAAGACCAACGCAGTCACCAACGGTATTTTTGCAGCAGTTAGGAAGAGGACTTAGAAAATATAAAGATAAAAAGTATCTAAATGTTCTAGATTTCATAGGAAATTATAAAAAAGCTGATTTTTTACCATTCTTATTGAGTGGAAAAACTTATTCTAGAATTGAAGCAAAAAAAGGTATTTTTAATGAAGAAGAATATCCAGAAGAGTGTAGAGTAGATTTTGATTTTAGAATTATAGATGTATTTAAGAAATTAGCAGAAAAAGAAATGAATATTAAAGAACGTATAACAGAAGAATTCCTAAGAGTAAAAGGGATTCTAGGTCATAGACCAAGCAGAGTTGAATTTTTCAATAACATTGATGATGAAGTTTATTCAGCAATAAAGAAAACAAAAAGTTCTTTAAATCCTTTCAATAATTACTTAGGCTACTTAAAAGAAAATGAAGAATTATATGGAAGTGAAGAAGCTTTATTTAATAGTATTGGACATCAATTTATTAAAATGATTGAAACAACAAAGATGAGTAAAAGTTATAAGATTCCTATTTTCCTTGCATTTTATAATTGGGGAAATATGAAAATGGAAATTAATGAAGAAGATGTTTATAGGAGCTTTTATGAATTTTATAATAAGGGAAGTAATAAGGTGGATATGCTTAGAGATAAGGGAACAGCGGATTTTGAAGAGTGGGATAAGAAGAAGTGGGTGAAGTTGGCTAAGGATAATCCAGTTAAGTTTTTGATTAAGACTCATGGAGAATTTTTTGACAATGACGAGAATGTTGTGATGAGTTTGTGTGATGAGATGAAGGGGATTATTGAGGATGAGGAGTTTGCTTGGCATATGAGGGATGCTATTGGGTATAAGAGTGAGAGGTATTATGAGGAGAGGAATTTTGGGTTTAATAAGTAG
- a CDS encoding ATP-binding protein, whose translation MLNKIGRVSATEKNPTSNDEFIFWLDDQAEVKPFDIIKAENNIGKKKSISYAIVKDIYHLTDSAGHLSNYISSDFGDLECEPMTKRIGVTYATASVISNTKDVYMPLKDNTPIYFAEKDEVKEALGLSEIKNPIPAGFIEGTNDISVPIALNKEFLIGPEGAHLNISGISGLATKTSYAMFLMQAIQQKTDDTAIIVLNVKGADLLRLDQDNIKLTQQQIDSWEKSGLECKPFDNVKYYYPYRSNLESYYANTSLEKESLERQRDEKIIKNFIYTYTKHKSDLDLLFSNVDDPTYTMESIMNFIVESSEFSNLTWSDFKEKLGDYCKAGEKNRKGNDITVQSWRKFKRLLNKSVNNQIFQEAKSTNQDKNQCYLSDEIKQINSNEVLVVDIAKLEEQLQYLVFGDVLKSVYELKLGETDREEESIPKQIIIFVDELNKYAGSSTPKNSPILRYLLEITERGRSEGIILFSAEQFKSDIHDRIK comes from the coding sequence ATGTTAAATAAGATAGGAAGAGTATCTGCAACAGAGAAAAATCCAACAAGTAATGACGAATTCATATTCTGGTTAGATGACCAAGCAGAAGTTAAGCCGTTTGATATAATAAAAGCTGAAAATAATATTGGAAAAAAGAAGTCAATTTCTTATGCTATAGTAAAAGATATATACCATTTAACAGATAGTGCAGGACATTTAAGTAACTATATTTCTTCAGATTTTGGAGATCTAGAGTGCGAACCTATGACAAAACGTATAGGTGTTACTTATGCAACTGCTTCTGTAATCAGTAATACTAAAGATGTATATATGCCTCTAAAGGATAATACTCCAATATATTTTGCAGAAAAAGATGAGGTTAAAGAAGCATTAGGCTTGAGTGAAATAAAAAATCCTATTCCAGCTGGATTTATTGAAGGAACAAATGATATATCGGTACCTATTGCATTAAATAAAGAATTTTTAATAGGACCGGAAGGAGCACATTTAAATATTTCTGGGATTTCAGGGTTAGCAACAAAGACATCTTATGCTATGTTTTTAATGCAAGCCATACAGCAAAAAACAGATGATACAGCAATAATAGTGCTTAATGTTAAAGGTGCAGATTTACTACGATTAGATCAAGATAATATAAAATTAACACAACAACAAATTGATTCTTGGGAAAAGTCTGGATTAGAATGTAAGCCATTTGATAATGTGAAATATTATTATCCGTATAGGAGTAATCTAGAATCTTATTATGCTAACACATCCTTGGAAAAAGAATCATTGGAAAGGCAAAGAGACGAAAAGATCATTAAAAATTTTATATATACATATACAAAACATAAATCAGATTTAGATTTATTATTTAGTAATGTAGATGACCCAACATATACAATGGAGTCAATAATGAATTTTATCGTAGAAAGTAGTGAATTTTCTAATTTAACATGGAGTGATTTTAAAGAAAAGCTGGGAGATTATTGTAAAGCAGGAGAAAAAAATCGTAAGGGAAATGATATTACAGTACAATCCTGGCGCAAATTTAAAAGATTACTTAATAAATCAGTAAATAATCAAATTTTTCAAGAAGCAAAATCAACTAATCAAGATAAAAATCAGTGCTATCTTAGTGATGAAATTAAACAAATTAATTCCAATGAAGTATTAGTAGTTGATATTGCAAAGTTAGAAGAACAATTGCAATATTTAGTATTTGGTGATGTTCTTAAAAGTGTTTATGAATTAAAGTTAGGAGAGACAGATAGAGAAGAGGAAAGTATTCCTAAACAAATAATAATATTTGTTGATGAATTAAATAAATATGCTGGATCAAGTACTCCCAAAAATTCGCCAATATTGAGATATCTTTTGGAGATAACTGAGAGAGGTAGATCAGAGGGAATTATATTATTTTCAGCTGAGCAATTTAAAAGTGATATTCATGATAGAATAAAATGA